The Triticum aestivum cultivar Chinese Spring chromosome 7B, IWGSC CS RefSeq v2.1, whole genome shotgun sequence genome window below encodes:
- the LOC123156174 gene encoding diphthamide biosynthesis protein 3, whose protein sequence is MSAYDEVEIEDMEWSEELGAYTYPCPCGDLFQITLADLRLGEEIARCPSCSLFLTVVYNEEDFADAKEPPQKPPPAPQPVAVA, encoded by the coding sequence ATGTCGGCGTACGACGAGGTGGAGATCGAGGACATGGAGTGGAGCGAGGAGCTGGGGGCGTACACGTACCCGTGCCCCTGCGGCGACCTCTTCCAGATCACGCTCGCCGACCTCCGCCTCGGGGAGGAGATCGCGCGCTGCCCCTCCTGCTCGCTCTTCCTCACCGTCGTCTACAACGAGGAGGACTTCGCCGACGCCAAGGAGCCcccgcagaagccgccgcccgccccgcagcccgtcgccgtcgcctga